From the genome of Bubalus kerabau isolate K-KA32 ecotype Philippines breed swamp buffalo chromosome 13, PCC_UOA_SB_1v2, whole genome shotgun sequence:
tttaagtatgtcctgccattcccttctggcctgaagagtttctattgaaagatcagctgttatccttatgggaatccccttgtgtgttatttgttgtttttcccttgctgcttttaatatttgttctttgtgtttgatctttgttaatttgattaatatatgtcttgaaGTGTTTcaccttgagtttatcctgtttgtgactctctgggtttcttggacttgggtgattatttccttccccattttagggaagttttcaactattatctcctcaagtattttctcatggtctttctttttgtcttcttctgggactcctatgacttgaatgttggagcatttaacattgtcccagaggtctctgaggttgtcctcatttcttttaattcttttttttctctctgtttcctttatttctaccattcgatcttctacctcacttatcctatcttatgcctccattattctactgttggttcactccagagtgtttttgatctcatttattgcattattcactatatattgactcttttttatttcttctaggtccctgttaaacctttcttgcatcttctggatccttgtctccaggctgtttatctgtaactccattttgttttcaagattttggatcattttcactatcattatttggaattctttatcaggtagattccctatcttttcctcttttgtttggtttggtgggcatttatcctgttccattacctgctggatatttctctgccttttcatcttgtttatattgctgtgtttggggtggcctttctgtatcctggcagtttgtggttcctcttttttttggagattcctcactgtgggtggagtTGGACAggtagcttgtcaaggtttcctggttagggaagcttgtgtcagtgttctggtgggtggagctggatttcttctctctggagtgcaatgaagtgtccagtaatgagttatgagatgtcagtgggtttggtgtgccTTTGGGAatcctgtatattgaagctcagggctatgttcctgtgttgctggagaatttgtgtggtgtgtctttctctggaacttgtttGGCCCTTGGGGTGGTGCTtcgtttcagtgtaggtatggaggtgtttgatgagctcctattgattaatgttccctggagtcaggaattctctggtgttctcaggatttggacttaagcctcctgcctctggttttcagtcttattcttacagtagcctcaagacgtctccatctatacagcaccgatgGTAAAACATCCAGGTTAATGATGagaagtttctccacagtgagggacacccggaGAGGCACACAGAGTTACatggggaagagaggagggaggagggagatggaggtggccaggaggagaagagggggaatcaaaaagggtgggagcaagctagccagtaatcacttccctatgtgctttCCACAATCTGGaccccctcagagatgttcacggcgttatacaaagagaaaagaagagagaggaaggagacagaggtggccaggaggataaaagggggaatcaaaaggagagagatctaggcagtaatcagttccctaagtgttctccacagcccagaacacacaacgagattcacagagttgagtacagaaaagaagggggagggaagagatagaggcgacctggtggagaaaaagaagagtccaaagggggagagagcaatccagccagtaatcttgctcccaagtaaaaatgggtactgaagattgggttcttagaggtacaaaattgataacaaataccaaaagcaaagattaaaaatctagagtagaggttagattctcaaaaatacaatattaaagaaaaaaaacaaagtcacagaaattataaaatatatatatatatatatatatgaagtttgctttaaaaatagggtctttttttgcaaagtaatagtaggttataaaaatgaaaattaaaggagtaatagaggacttaaaaagtaaaaaaaaagttttaattaaaaaatgatagtagtaaaaatatatctagaactttctctggtggtgttgtggacagtctggggtcagttcattttcagataattccttcagttcagttcagtttagttcagtcactcagtcgtgtccgactctttgcgaccccatgaatcacagaacgccaggcctccctgtccatcaccaactcccaaagttcactcagactcacgtccatcaagtcagatgccatccagccatctcatcctctgtcatccccttctcctcctgcccccaatccctcccagcatcagagtcttttccaatgagtcaactcttcacatgaggtggccaaagtactggagtttcagctttagcatcattccttccaaagaaatcccagggctgatctccttcagaatggactggttggatccccttgcagtccaagggactctcaagagtcttctccaacaccacagttcaaaagcatcaagtctttggcgctcagccttcttcacagtccaactctcacatccatacatgaccacaggaaaaaccatagccttgactagatggacctttgttggcaaagtaatgtctctgcttttgaatatgctatctaggttggtcataactttccttccaaggagtaagcgtcttttaatttcatggctgcagtcaccatctgcagtgattctggagccccgaaaaataaagtctgacactgtttccactgtttccccatctatttcccatgaagtgacggggccagatgccatgatcttcgttttctgaatgttgagctttaagccaactttttcactctccactttcactttcatcaagaggctttttagttcctcttcactttctgccataagggtggtgtcatctgcatatctgaggttattgatagttccttgacccagcttatacttctcaagatctataggccccttcctacgTAGTCGTtgctaactgcagggttttaatctattgcacctgtcacttccaaagcgatTCCCTCTGttcattttagcttcttctgtttgctggcctcttcagtgtctaatttacaccctgacacaagggggcggtggtggtcacttatttagtctcacttgttcagtcgtgctgcagggagagaggaacactgcaaacaaataccaCTGGCATGTGTgaggagtgctcacagtgtctcggccacactggctTTGCCCCCGCTCATAGCATGTGAGCTTTCCCAGTCTATACtgttcaggctctaggttgctgtgctgggaactgtctgaggcaggccctgggttgcatgcattttccaggtctaagctgctcagaaataggttcttgggtactccacaaaggcacagacttggttgagccttcattttgtgtccttcccaggtctgagcagctcaggtaaccaggtgcttggtgagcgcaGTTGCCCCAATTGGGGGCtttgacttattgcctcccccatccctgctgctcagtttcctgggtgtacaactggcgcgccttctcaggtgtgccatgtgtctcttctggggagctgatctctggctgcgaccctcccggTGGATgtcgaccatccagaatcccaagaagtgttggttagcaacgaagcctgcttgtaggttggtagatgatgcctctctggggccacgattgccctcttccagctctggctgccctcgcctgcttGTCTCCggtgggggatgggctggtccacagtgggctagctctgctcagtcctttgttctgtgagcaggcctggcagtgtcttaggttagggcttttcacgggatagctatcccacagtttgggttgctatctctaGTTAGTTctctcagattgcccttggggcactcaggcccagtccttaccctaagcaatgcagcccccgcctccctgtccagtccccacttgctagtggcagatgggggtgtctgcgctgcttctctgctggtaGTTGCcgttaggcatgtaatctgtgggttttaattatttatttatttttccttccggttatgttgccctctgaggttccaaggctcgccacagactcccTGGTGAGAATGTTtactggtgtttggaaacttctctcttttttaagactcccttcctggacGGATCTCCGttcctacctcttttgtctctctttttatcttttatatttttttctacctcctttcgaagacaatgggctgcctttctgggtgcctaatgtcctctgccagcattcataagttgttttgtggaatttgctcagcgttcaaatgttctttctatgaatttgtgggggagaaagtggtctccccctTCCTATCCCTCTGCCATATTAGCTGTCTTGCTCCTAAGTTGTTTTAAACTCAGTGATCTCAGTACCAGGACAGAGAGATAGCTTTTACCAACTGCATAGATAGTCCATCTTCTCTCACCAGAGCACAGTGACCTGAGTTACTGGCCTGCAGTGAGTGGCATGTTTCCGAAcagttaagaaaagaaaaaggaggaaaccATTGCTTCCCcataagaagaaaaggaagactgATCTTACATTCCCTCTTTAGGGAAAAAGAGGGAGATAAAAATTTGAatatgattaaatgaaatgatggtAGGATACTTTGGCAATCTCCTGAGCAGTTAAAAATAAGAGAGTGaggggtggcttccctggtggctcagtggtaagaatccacttgtctgtgcaggagacacaggttcaatccctaatctgggaagattccatgtgcctcggagcagctaatctggtgcaccacagctattgagtcacctgggagccACAATTACTAAACctacgtgctgcagctactgaagcctgtacacCCTAGAGACCATGCTCTACAATAAAAGATGccccagcaatgagaagcctgcactgcaactagagaaaagcccgcgcagcaaagaagacctagcacagccaaaaacatacataaataaaattaaaaacaaaaataagaaaaggatttCAGAAATGTGTAAACTATTACTTGAAATGCCAGAATCAGTCTGCACCATTTAAGACATCACTCCAGGATtgactttatttccaaaatagaaCATGAATCCTTCTTACTTTTTGAATTGAATGTTCAAAAAGCTAACATATTTAATGGGATTCTtaactctaatttttaaaaaatctggtttGGTTCATTCTTAAAGGGGTTTCCCAAACTGTCACTACTGTGTTAtctaataaactttttttttaacatccttCAGAAATACTTAGTAAGAAGACCTGTGTAGCCATGGCTAATTCTGACGTGAAACCAAAATCAATAAGTCGTGCCAAAAAATGGTCAGAAGAGATAGAAAATCTGTACAGATTTCAACAAGCAGGATATCGAGATGAAATTGAATATAAACAAGTGAAGCAAGTTTCTATGGTAAGATTTATGCCTCTACAAATCTGAACTCCAGATGAATTTGTTAGAGGGTGAAaagcactaaaaaataaaaacaaacagaaaacccacCACCAATAAAGCACTAGAGAATACTGAAAGGGAATTCTA
Proteins encoded in this window:
- the MEIG1 gene encoding meiosis expressed gene 1 protein homolog: MAERGLPLRAGPKEILSKKTCVAMANSDVKPKSISRAKKWSEEIENLYRFQQAGYRDEIEYKQVKQVSMVDRWPETGYVKKLQRRDNTFYYYNKQRECDDKEVHKVKIYAY